The Rhododendron vialii isolate Sample 1 chromosome 5a, ASM3025357v1 genome contains a region encoding:
- the LOC131325948 gene encoding phospholipase D zeta 1-like isoform X2: MSSERLISGGGASPCAPIQSMSWYGSEPERIFEELPTATIVSVSRPDGGDISPLQLSYTIEIEYKQFKWHLLKKASQVIYLHFALKKRAIIEEFHEKQEQAREWLHNIGIGDQTAVVHDNEEPDDGAVPVHHGDVAKKRYVPSRAALPVICAVLGAQQTISENAKVAMQGYLNHFLGNLDIVNSREVCKFLEVSKLSFLKEYGSKLKEGYVMVKHLAKIPKDDDCYVCRWFDCCYNNWQKVWAVLKPGFLALLEDPFDTNLLDITLFDVLPDSGKDGEVQVHLAEEIKEPNPLCYTFKVSCSNRITRLRTTSNAKVQGWISAINDAALNPPEGWCHPHRYGSFAPPRGLIEDGSQAQWFVDGQAAFEAIASSIETAKSEIYMTGWWLCPELYLRRPFHSHSSSRLDALLEAKAKQGVQIYILLYKEVALALKINSLYSKNRLRNIHENVKVLRYPDRFPAGIYLWSHHEKLVIVDYQICFIGGLDLCFGRYDTPEHKVGDYPPLIWPGKDYYNPRESEPNSWEDTMKDELEREKYPRMPWHDVHCAIWGPACRDIARHFVQRWNHAKAIPLLMPHHHMVLPHYMGRSREIDIESNAELKPKDICSRDSFSSQSPVEDIPLLLPHVADGLDTANVDSHLNGLDKHQNQHDLDQPNRIGQRFSLSLRKTIVEPLVPDMTLEGFVDDLDSTDLQSAKNVDSMEDSDLQISDECSDTQERGRQDVSADEISQVGPRSPCRCQVIRSVSQWSAGTSQSEDSIHRAYCYLIEKSEYFVYIENQFFISGLSGDEIIQNRVLEALYRRILRAHKEQKCFRVIVVIPQLPGFQGGLDDGGAATVRAIMHWQYRTISRGKNSILHNLSELLGPKANDYISFYGLRTHGKLSDGGPFVTSQVYVHSKLMIIDDRIVLVGSSNINDRSLLGSRDSEIAVVIEDTEFLESSINGIPWRAGKFALSLRLSLWSEHLGLPAGQINQIRDPIAESTYKDLWLETAKINTAIYQEVFGCIPNDLIHSRSAFRQSMSHWKDKIGHTTIDLGVAPEKLESCEDGEIKVTDPRDKLKSVRGHLVLFPLEFMCQEDLRPVFLETEFYTSPQVFY, from the exons ATGTCGTCGGAACGCCTTATCTCCGGCGGCGGCGCGTCGCCGTGCGCTCCAATCCAGTCGATGTCGTGGTACGGTTCCGAACCGGAGAGGATCTTCGAAGAACTCCCGACGGCGACTATCGTGTCGGTTTCTCGACCGGACGGCGGCGATATTAGTCCCTTGCAGTTGTCGTACACCATTGAAATCGAATACAAACAG TTTAAGTGGCACTTACTGAAGAAAGCTTCGCAAGTTATCTATTTACACTTTGCTTTGAAGAAGCGTGCAATAATTGAAGAATTTCACGAGAAACAAGAGCAG GCAAGAGAATGGCTTCATAACATAGGAATAGGAGATCAGACAGCAGTTGTGCATGACAATGAGGAGCCTGATGATGGTGCTGTTCCCGTCCATCATGGAGATGTTGCGAAAAAAAG ATACGTTCCATCGAGGGCTGCTTTGCCAGTCATTTGTGCAGTGCTGGGAGCACAGCAGACCATTTCGGAAAATGCAAAAGTTGCGATGCAAGGTTATCTGAATCACTTTTTAGGAAATCTGGACATTGTGAATTCCCGAGAG gtCTGCAAGTTTTTGGAGGTCTCTAAGCTCTCTTTTTTGAAAGAATATGGTTCAAAGTTGAAAGAAGGTTATGTAATGGTTAAGCATCTCGCAAAAATTCCAAAGGATGATGATTGTTATGTCTGTCGTTGGTTTGACTGTTGTTACAACAACTGGCAAAAG GTTTGGGCTGTATTGAAGCCTGGGTTCTTGGCCTTACTGGAAGATCCTTTTGATACCAACCTTTTGGACATAACCCTTTTCGATGTGCTGCCAGATTCAGGAAAAGATGGAGAGGTCCAAGTTCATTTGGCAGAGGAGATAAAGGAACCCAATCCTTTATGTTACACATTTAAG GTTTCTTGTTCAAACCGGATCACAAGGTTAAGAACCACCAGTAATGCTAAAGTCCAAGGATGGATTTCAGCAATCAATGATGCTGCTCTAAACCCTCCGGAGGGTTGGTGTCATCCTCACCGCTATGGTTCTTTTGCTCCTCCAAGAGGTTTAATTGAGGATGGCAGTCAAGCTCAGTGGTTTGTAGATGGCCAAGCAGCGTTTGAAGCAATTGCTTCTTCTATAGAGACTGCAAAGTCAGAG ATATATATGACTGGATGGTGGCTTTGCCCAGAGCTGTATTTGAGACGTCCTTTTCACAGTCACAGTTCCTCCCGACTTGATGCTTTACTTGAAGCAAAAGCTAAGCAAGGCGTCCAG ATTTACATTCTTCTGTACAAGGAGGTTGCTCTCGCTTTGAAGATCAACAGTTTGTACAGTAAGAATAGGTTACGTAACATTCACGAGAATGTGAAAGTACTGCGCTATCCTGACCGTTTCCCCGCTGGCATTTACTTGTG GTCGCACCATGAGAAACTTGTCATTGTTGATTACCAGATTTGCTTTATTGGAGGACTAGATCTATGCTTTGGCCGTTATGACACACCTGAACACAAAGTGGGTGATTACCCTCCTTTAATATGGCCTGGAAAGGACTACTATAACCCAAG AGAATCGGAACCAAATTCTTGGGAAGACACTATGAAAGATGAACTAGAACGCGAAAAATATCCTCGCATGCCATGGCATGATGTCCATTGTGCTATTTGGGGACCAGCTTGTCGTGACATTGCTAGACATTTTGTTCAGCGTTGGAACCATGCTAAG GCAATTCCACTTCTTATGCCACACCACCACATGGTGCTCCCACATTACATGGGAAGAAGCAGAGAGATTGATATTGAGAGCAATGCTGAACTTAAGCCGAAGGACATTTGTAGCCGGGACTCATTTTCCTCTCAATCACCAGTGGAAGATATTCCGTTGCTTTTGCCCCATGTAGCAGATGGCTTAGATACTGCAAACGTAGACAGTCATTTGAACGGCCTGGACAAGCATCAAAATCAACATGATCTTGACCAGCCAAACAGGATTGGTCAACGATTTTCGTTATCCCTCCGAAAAACCATAGTTGAACCTTTAGTTCCAGATATGACGTTGGAAGGGTTTGTGGATGACCTTGATTCCACAGACCTTCAAAGTGCTAAGAATGTGGATTCAATGGAAGACTCTGACTTGCAAATTTCAGATGAGTGCTCGGATACACAGGAGAGAGGTCGTCAAGATGTTTCAGCTGATGAAATTTCACAAGTTGGGCCTCGGTCCCCATGCAGGTGTCAG GTTATCAGAAGTGTCAGCCAGTGGTCTGCCGGAACCAGTCAAAGTGAAGATAGCATTCATAGAGCATATTGTTATCTCATTGAAAAATCAGAGTACTTTGTCTACATTGAG AATCAATTTTTCATTTCAGGACTTTCAGGGGATGAAATCATACAGAACCGTGTCCTTGAAGCTTTGTATAGGCGTATCCTGCGAGCTCACAAAGAGCAGAAGTGTTTCAGGGTTATTGTTGTCATACCACAACTGCCAGGTTTCCAG GGGGGGCTGGATGATGGTGGTGCAGCGACTGTGAGAGCTATAATGCACTGGCAGTATCGAACCATTTCCAGAGGGAAAAACTCAATATTGCATAATCTTAGTGAATTGCTCGGTCCAAAGGCAAATGACTATATTTCTTTCTATGGCCTGAGGACACATGGTAAACTCTCTGATGGTGGTCCTTTTGTCACAAGTCAG GTTTATGTTCATAGCAAACTGATGATAATAGATGATCGCATTGTGTTGGTTGGATCATCCAATATAAATGATAGGAGTTTGCTTGGATCAAGGGACTCTGAG ATTGCTGTAGTAATTGAAGATACAGAGTTTCTCGAATCATCGATAAATGGGATCCCTTGGAGGGCTGGAAAATTTGCTTTGAGTCTTCGGCTTTCCCTCTGGTCGGAGCACCTTGGTCTTCCGGCAGGACAG ATTAACCAAATCAGAGACCCCATAGCCGAGTCTACTTATAAGGATTTGTGGTTGGAAACTGCGAAG ATTAATACCGCAATCTACCAAGAAGTCTTTGGTTGCATCCCCAATGATCTTATTCACTCCAG GTCTGCATTTAGACAAAGCATGAGCCACTGGAAAGACAAGATTGGACACACCACGATTGATTTAGGAGTAGCCCCTGAGAAGCTAGAAAGCTGTGAGGATGGAGAAATCAAAGTAACAGATCCAAGGGATAAACTGAAGTCGGTGAGAGGACACCTTGTTCTTTTCCCATTAGAATTCATGTGTCAGGAAGATTTGAGACCGGTGTTTCTTGAGACTGAGTTTTATACATCCCCACAAGTGTTCTATTAA
- the LOC131325948 gene encoding phospholipase D zeta 1-like isoform X1, translated as MSSERLISGGGASPCAPIQSMSWYGSEPERIFEELPTATIVSVSRPDGGDISPLQLSYTIEIEYKQFKWHLLKKASQVIYLHFALKKRAIIEEFHEKQEQAREWLHNIGIGDQTAVVHDNEEPDDGAVPVHHGDVAKKRYVPSRAALPVICAVLGAQQTISENAKVAMQGYLNHFLGNLDIVNSREVCKFLEVSKLSFLKEYGSKLKEGYVMVKHLAKIPKDDDCYVCRWFDCCYNNWQKVWAVLKPGFLALLEDPFDTNLLDITLFDVLPDSGKDGEVQVHLAEEIKEPNPLCYTFKVSCSNRITRLRTTSNAKVQGWISAINDAALNPPEGWCHPHRYGSFAPPRGLIEDGSQAQWFVDGQAAFEAIASSIETAKSEIYMTGWWLCPELYLRRPFHSHSSSRLDALLEAKAKQGVQIYILLYKEVALALKINSLYSKNRLRNIHENVKVLRYPDRFPAGIYLWSHHEKLVIVDYQICFIGGLDLCFGRYDTPEHKVGDYPPLIWPGKDYYNPRESEPNSWEDTMKDELEREKYPRMPWHDVHCAIWGPACRDIARHFVQRWNHAKRNKAPNEQAIPLLMPHHHMVLPHYMGRSREIDIESNAELKPKDICSRDSFSSQSPVEDIPLLLPHVADGLDTANVDSHLNGLDKHQNQHDLDQPNRIGQRFSLSLRKTIVEPLVPDMTLEGFVDDLDSTDLQSAKNVDSMEDSDLQISDECSDTQERGRQDVSADEISQVGPRSPCRCQVIRSVSQWSAGTSQSEDSIHRAYCYLIEKSEYFVYIENQFFISGLSGDEIIQNRVLEALYRRILRAHKEQKCFRVIVVIPQLPGFQGGLDDGGAATVRAIMHWQYRTISRGKNSILHNLSELLGPKANDYISFYGLRTHGKLSDGGPFVTSQVYVHSKLMIIDDRIVLVGSSNINDRSLLGSRDSEIAVVIEDTEFLESSINGIPWRAGKFALSLRLSLWSEHLGLPAGQINQIRDPIAESTYKDLWLETAKINTAIYQEVFGCIPNDLIHSRSAFRQSMSHWKDKIGHTTIDLGVAPEKLESCEDGEIKVTDPRDKLKSVRGHLVLFPLEFMCQEDLRPVFLETEFYTSPQVFY; from the exons ATGTCGTCGGAACGCCTTATCTCCGGCGGCGGCGCGTCGCCGTGCGCTCCAATCCAGTCGATGTCGTGGTACGGTTCCGAACCGGAGAGGATCTTCGAAGAACTCCCGACGGCGACTATCGTGTCGGTTTCTCGACCGGACGGCGGCGATATTAGTCCCTTGCAGTTGTCGTACACCATTGAAATCGAATACAAACAG TTTAAGTGGCACTTACTGAAGAAAGCTTCGCAAGTTATCTATTTACACTTTGCTTTGAAGAAGCGTGCAATAATTGAAGAATTTCACGAGAAACAAGAGCAG GCAAGAGAATGGCTTCATAACATAGGAATAGGAGATCAGACAGCAGTTGTGCATGACAATGAGGAGCCTGATGATGGTGCTGTTCCCGTCCATCATGGAGATGTTGCGAAAAAAAG ATACGTTCCATCGAGGGCTGCTTTGCCAGTCATTTGTGCAGTGCTGGGAGCACAGCAGACCATTTCGGAAAATGCAAAAGTTGCGATGCAAGGTTATCTGAATCACTTTTTAGGAAATCTGGACATTGTGAATTCCCGAGAG gtCTGCAAGTTTTTGGAGGTCTCTAAGCTCTCTTTTTTGAAAGAATATGGTTCAAAGTTGAAAGAAGGTTATGTAATGGTTAAGCATCTCGCAAAAATTCCAAAGGATGATGATTGTTATGTCTGTCGTTGGTTTGACTGTTGTTACAACAACTGGCAAAAG GTTTGGGCTGTATTGAAGCCTGGGTTCTTGGCCTTACTGGAAGATCCTTTTGATACCAACCTTTTGGACATAACCCTTTTCGATGTGCTGCCAGATTCAGGAAAAGATGGAGAGGTCCAAGTTCATTTGGCAGAGGAGATAAAGGAACCCAATCCTTTATGTTACACATTTAAG GTTTCTTGTTCAAACCGGATCACAAGGTTAAGAACCACCAGTAATGCTAAAGTCCAAGGATGGATTTCAGCAATCAATGATGCTGCTCTAAACCCTCCGGAGGGTTGGTGTCATCCTCACCGCTATGGTTCTTTTGCTCCTCCAAGAGGTTTAATTGAGGATGGCAGTCAAGCTCAGTGGTTTGTAGATGGCCAAGCAGCGTTTGAAGCAATTGCTTCTTCTATAGAGACTGCAAAGTCAGAG ATATATATGACTGGATGGTGGCTTTGCCCAGAGCTGTATTTGAGACGTCCTTTTCACAGTCACAGTTCCTCCCGACTTGATGCTTTACTTGAAGCAAAAGCTAAGCAAGGCGTCCAG ATTTACATTCTTCTGTACAAGGAGGTTGCTCTCGCTTTGAAGATCAACAGTTTGTACAGTAAGAATAGGTTACGTAACATTCACGAGAATGTGAAAGTACTGCGCTATCCTGACCGTTTCCCCGCTGGCATTTACTTGTG GTCGCACCATGAGAAACTTGTCATTGTTGATTACCAGATTTGCTTTATTGGAGGACTAGATCTATGCTTTGGCCGTTATGACACACCTGAACACAAAGTGGGTGATTACCCTCCTTTAATATGGCCTGGAAAGGACTACTATAACCCAAG AGAATCGGAACCAAATTCTTGGGAAGACACTATGAAAGATGAACTAGAACGCGAAAAATATCCTCGCATGCCATGGCATGATGTCCATTGTGCTATTTGGGGACCAGCTTGTCGTGACATTGCTAGACATTTTGTTCAGCGTTGGAACCATGCTAAG CGAAATAAAGCTCCAAATGAACAGGCAATTCCACTTCTTATGCCACACCACCACATGGTGCTCCCACATTACATGGGAAGAAGCAGAGAGATTGATATTGAGAGCAATGCTGAACTTAAGCCGAAGGACATTTGTAGCCGGGACTCATTTTCCTCTCAATCACCAGTGGAAGATATTCCGTTGCTTTTGCCCCATGTAGCAGATGGCTTAGATACTGCAAACGTAGACAGTCATTTGAACGGCCTGGACAAGCATCAAAATCAACATGATCTTGACCAGCCAAACAGGATTGGTCAACGATTTTCGTTATCCCTCCGAAAAACCATAGTTGAACCTTTAGTTCCAGATATGACGTTGGAAGGGTTTGTGGATGACCTTGATTCCACAGACCTTCAAAGTGCTAAGAATGTGGATTCAATGGAAGACTCTGACTTGCAAATTTCAGATGAGTGCTCGGATACACAGGAGAGAGGTCGTCAAGATGTTTCAGCTGATGAAATTTCACAAGTTGGGCCTCGGTCCCCATGCAGGTGTCAG GTTATCAGAAGTGTCAGCCAGTGGTCTGCCGGAACCAGTCAAAGTGAAGATAGCATTCATAGAGCATATTGTTATCTCATTGAAAAATCAGAGTACTTTGTCTACATTGAG AATCAATTTTTCATTTCAGGACTTTCAGGGGATGAAATCATACAGAACCGTGTCCTTGAAGCTTTGTATAGGCGTATCCTGCGAGCTCACAAAGAGCAGAAGTGTTTCAGGGTTATTGTTGTCATACCACAACTGCCAGGTTTCCAG GGGGGGCTGGATGATGGTGGTGCAGCGACTGTGAGAGCTATAATGCACTGGCAGTATCGAACCATTTCCAGAGGGAAAAACTCAATATTGCATAATCTTAGTGAATTGCTCGGTCCAAAGGCAAATGACTATATTTCTTTCTATGGCCTGAGGACACATGGTAAACTCTCTGATGGTGGTCCTTTTGTCACAAGTCAG GTTTATGTTCATAGCAAACTGATGATAATAGATGATCGCATTGTGTTGGTTGGATCATCCAATATAAATGATAGGAGTTTGCTTGGATCAAGGGACTCTGAG ATTGCTGTAGTAATTGAAGATACAGAGTTTCTCGAATCATCGATAAATGGGATCCCTTGGAGGGCTGGAAAATTTGCTTTGAGTCTTCGGCTTTCCCTCTGGTCGGAGCACCTTGGTCTTCCGGCAGGACAG ATTAACCAAATCAGAGACCCCATAGCCGAGTCTACTTATAAGGATTTGTGGTTGGAAACTGCGAAG ATTAATACCGCAATCTACCAAGAAGTCTTTGGTTGCATCCCCAATGATCTTATTCACTCCAG GTCTGCATTTAGACAAAGCATGAGCCACTGGAAAGACAAGATTGGACACACCACGATTGATTTAGGAGTAGCCCCTGAGAAGCTAGAAAGCTGTGAGGATGGAGAAATCAAAGTAACAGATCCAAGGGATAAACTGAAGTCGGTGAGAGGACACCTTGTTCTTTTCCCATTAGAATTCATGTGTCAGGAAGATTTGAGACCGGTGTTTCTTGAGACTGAGTTTTATACATCCCCACAAGTGTTCTATTAA